From Quercus lobata isolate SW786 chromosome 1, ValleyOak3.0 Primary Assembly, whole genome shotgun sequence, one genomic window encodes:
- the LOC115994335 gene encoding zinc finger MYM-type protein 1-like translates to MGKFRTIDSFFKKNEDSNSENSTLLGSNVEASTSNERPSKSPRIDPEKHPSRPSVVEVELEEIHLKFSPLSSNEVDVRILKRDPGERIEMCNYPANIRDEVRRAYLKAKPYQIRLSNYPFSREKHPRRFQASWFTQFSSWLEYSPTKDATYCLPCYLFTMKRSRRPGCDAFTFTGFRNWKKVNNGKNCAFLNHVGEDPCSPHNNAMKYCDDLLNESVHIDKVMNVQSSEQILNNRLRVKTSIDIVRWLTFQGCPFRGHDETLQSKNRGNFLEMIRILASYNDKVAQVVLENAPKSAKYTSPTIQKEILHVIASKVRNKIREDIGDSKFCIIVDESRDESKREQLALVLRFVDYDGFIQERFFDLSHVKDTAALTLKNEIYAILSRHCLDIQNIRGQGYDGASNMCGEWKGLQALVLNDCPYAYYVHCFAHRLQLALVAASREVIPIHEFFLNLNFIITTVGSSCKRNDELRAAQAAEIARMLAIDELETGTGANQIGTLKRAGDSRWGSHFNSICSLIRMFGPTCLVLENIKEDGSTYLQRGDANVAHKMINSFEFIFSLHLMKEIMGITDVLCQALQQKSQDISNAQNLVSATKALIQNLRVDGWDNFLENVIGFSKIFEIDIPDLSAQYVEGRSRKKRDHVTVEHHYHFDIFNATIDVQLQELDNRFGEQPIELLTLCSALDPKDAYKSFNVDDICRLVEKYYTLDFSERDRTGLKIQLKLFEHDVQNHLKFHNLSSMAELCRRLVETEKSQVYPLIDRLIRLVLTLPVSTATGERAFSAMKIVKTRLRNKMEDEFLSDNLVVYIEKEIAENFTTDSILDDFRSLKERRLQF, encoded by the coding sequence ATGGGCAAGTTCAGGACTATTGACtcattcttcaaaaaaaatgaagacaGTAATTCAGAAAATAGTACACTTTTAGGTTCTAATGTTGAAGCGTCAACTTCCAATGAGCGTCCTTCCAAATCTCCAAGAATTGATCCCGAAAAACATCCTTCTAGACCGTCAGTGGTGGAAGTGGAACTTGaagaaattcatttaaaattttcaccacTTAGTTCCAATGAAGTTGATGTTAGAATTTTAAAACGAGATCCAGGAGAGCGCATTGAAATGTGTAACTATCCAGCCAATATACGTGATGAAGTTAGACGTGCTTATTTAAAAGCTAAACCATATCAAATTCGTCTTTCAAACTATCCATTTTCTAGAGAAAAGCATCCTCGTCgctttcaagcttcttggttcACTCAATTTTCTTCTTGGTTGGAGTATTCTCCTACTAAAGATGCTACATACTGTCTGCCATGTTATCTCTTTACCATGAAAAGAAGTAGACGCCCTGGCTGTGATGCATTTACTTTCACAGGatttagaaattggaaaaaagtCAATAATGGAAAGAATTGTGCCTTTTTGAATCATGTTGGAGAAGATCCTTGCTCACCCCACAACAATGCTATGAAATATTGTGATGATCTATTGAATGAATCAGTGCATATAGATAAAGTGATGAATGTGCAAAGCTCTgaacaaattctaaataatcGACTGCGGGTGAAAACTTCTATTGATATTGTTCGGTGGCTCACCTTTCAAGGGTGTCCTTTTAGAGGTCATGATGAAACCCTTCAATCAAAAAACCGAGGAAATTTCCTTGAGATGATTAGAATTTTGGCATCTTATAATGATAAGGTTGCACAAGTTGTTTTGGAAAATGCTCCTAAATCTGCTAAGTACACTTCACCTACAATTCAGAAGGAGATTCTGCATGTTATTGCAAGTAAAGTGCGGAATAAGATTCGTGAAGACATTGGGGATtccaaattttgtattattgttGATGAGTCACGTGATGAGTCAAAGAGAGAGCAACTGGCTCTTGTTTTGAGATTTGTTGACTATGATGGCTTTATACAAGAACGCTTCTTTGATCTTTCTCATGTTAAAGACACTGCTGCATTGACCCTGAAGAATGAAATATATGCTATTCTTTCTCGTCACTGTCTTGACATTCAAAATATTCGTGGACAAGGATATGATGGTGCTAGCAACATGTGTGGTGAATGGAAAGGATTGCAAGCCTTAGTTCTTAATGATTGTCCTTATGCATACTATGTGCATTGCTTTGCTCATCGGTTACAATTAGCATTAGTTGCTGCATCAAGAGAGGTAATCCCTATCCATGAATTCTTcttgaatttaaatttcattatCACTACAGTTGGTTCTTCGTGTAAACGTAATGATGAACTAAGAGCTGCTCAAGCTGCAGAAATTGCTAGAATGTTAGCTATTGATGAACTTGAAACAGGAACAGGAGCAAACCAAATTGGAACTCTAAAAAGGGCTGGAGATTCTCGTTGGGGGTCTCATTTTAATTCTATTTGTAGCCTAATAAGGATGTTTGGTCCAACTTGTTTGGTGCTTGAAAATATAAAGGAAGACGGGTCCACCTACTTGCAACGTGGAGATGCAAATGTAGCTCATAAAATGATTAATTCATTTGAGTTTATATTTAGTTTACATCTAATGAAGGAAATCATGGGTATTACTGATGTTCTTTGTCAAGCTTTACAGCAGAAATCTCAAGACATCTCAAATGCCCAAAATTTAGTTTCAGCAACAAAGGCACTCATCCAAAATTTAAGAGTAGATGGCTGGGATAATTTTCTTGAGAATGTCATAGGATTCtccaaaatatttgaaattgatattccAGATCTAAGTGCTCAATATGTTGAAGGTAGAAGTCGTAAGAAAAGGGATCATGTTACAGTGgagcatcattatcattttgatatatttaatGCTACAATAGATGTTCAACTGCAAGAGCTTGACAATAGGTTTGGTGAACAACCAATAGAACTCTTGACACTTTGCTCTGCTTTGGATCCAAAGGATGCTTACAAATCCTTTAATGTGGATGATATATGTCGTCTTGTTGAGAAATATTATACTCTTGATTTTTCTGAGCGTGATAGGACTGGTTTGAAAATCCAATTGAAGCTATTTGAGCATGATGTGCAAAATCATTTGAAGTTTCATAATTTGTCATCTATGGCAGAATTATGTCGAAGGTTAGTAGAGACAGAAAAGTCACAAGTATATCCTCTTATTGATCGATTGATTCGCCTTGTTTTAACTCTTCCAGTGTCCACAGCAACTGGTGAGCGAGCCTTTTCAGCtatgaaaattgttaaaacaagACTGCGCAACAAAATGGAGGACGAGTTTCTCTCAGATAACTTAGTTGTCtacattgaaaaggaaattGCTGAGAACTTCACTACTGACTCAATACTTGATGACTTTAGATCTCTTAAAGAGCGTAGGTTACAGTTTTGA
- the LOC115976333 gene encoding beta-glucosidase 12-like isoform X2, whose product MDHDQQLPEIELQNASLLGTAPTPNFPSDFIFGTASSAYQYEGAAHEDGREPSIWDTLTHEHPERITDGSTGDVANDQYHRYKGDVRIMKKMGLDGYRFSISWSRVLSKGKLSGGVNREGIKYYNKLINKLLDRGIHPFITLFHWDLPQALEDEYGGFLSPHIVDDFQDYAELCFKEFGDRVKHWITLNEPWSYVNGGYVTGQSPPNRCSSCTVGDSGTEPYLVSHYQLLAHASAVKVYRQKYQEVQKGIIGISLNAPWFVPFSNSRADHDATQRAIDFGYGWFVDPLTNGDYPHSMQSLVGNRLPKFTEEQSKLVKGSFDFLGLNYYTTNYAADAPKAENASYATDMRTNVTAERNGILIGPQAASSWLHVYPRGIRDFLLYTKTKYHNPLIFITENGIDEFNNATLSLKEALVDNFRIDYYYHHLQYLHRAIKDGVNVKGYFAWSLLDNFEWNSGYTVRFGINFVDYKNGLKRYPKLSARWFKRFLKP is encoded by the exons ATGGACCACGACCAACAACTCCCCGAAATCGAGCTCCAAAATGCCAGCCTCCTCGGCACCGCTCCCACTCCCAA TTTTCccagtgattttatttttgggacaGCATCATCGGCTTATCAG TATGAAGGTGCAGCACATGAAGATGGTAGAGAACCAAGCATATGGGACACTCTCACTCATGAACATCCAG AAAGGATAACGGATGGAAGCACTGGAGATGTAGCTAACGATCAATATCATCGTTACAAG GGAGATGTTCGGATTATGAAAAAGATGGGCTTAGATGGATACAGATTCTCAATCTCATGGTCTCGAGTATTGTCAA AAGGAAAACTATCTGGGGGTGTCAATAGGGAAGGAATCAAATACTACAACAAACTAATCAATAAGCTCCTAGACAGAG GTATACATCCCTTTATTACCCTCTTCCATTGGGATCTTCCCCAGGCATTGGAAGATGAGTATGGTGGTTTTTTGAGTCCTCATATTGT GGATGACTTTCAAGATTATGCTGAGCTTTGCTTTAAAGAATTTGGTGATCGTGTCAAGCATTGGATCACACTAAATGAACCATGGAGTTACGTCAATGGTGGTTATGTTACGGGGCAATCACCACCAAATCGATGTTCTAGTTGCACGGTTGGAGATTCTGGAACAGAGCCATATTTGGTGTCACATTATCAGCTTCTTGCTCATGCATCCGCTGTCAAAGTGTATAGGCAAAAGTATCAG GAAGTACAGAAAGGCATTATCGGTATATCCCTAAATGCACCCTGGTTTGTGCCATTCTCTAACTCGAGGGCCGACCATGATGCTACACAAAGAGCCATTGATTTCGGTTATGGATG GTTTGTGGATCCCCTAACCAATGGTGACTATCCACATAGCATGCAATCTCTAGTTGGCAACCGATTACCCAAATTCACAGAAGAGCAATCCAAGCTTGTAAAAGGAtcatttgattttcttgggttAAACTACTATACTACTAATTATGCAGCTGATGCACCCAAAGCTGAAAATGCAAGCTACGCTACAGATATGCGAACTAATGTTACTG CTGAGCGTAATGGGATTCTCATCGGTCCACAG GCGGCTTCATCATGGCTCCATGTCTATCCAAGAGGAATTCGAGACTTTCTATTATACACAAAGACAAAGTACCATAACCCACTAATTTTTATTACTGAGAATG GCATTGATGAGTTCAATAATGCTACATTGTCACTCAAGGAAGCCCTTGTGGACAACTTTagaattgattattattatcatcatcttcAGTATCTTCATAGGGCTATCAA GGATGGTGTTAACGTGAAGGGATATTTTGCATGGTCACTATTGGACAACTTTGAATGGAATTCAGGTTACACCGTTCGATTTGGCATCAACTTTGTAGATTACAAAAATGGATTGAAAAGATATCCCAAGCTTTCAGCCCGTTGGTTTAAGAGATTCCTCAAGCCATAA
- the LOC115976333 gene encoding beta-glucosidase 12-like isoform X1: MAFQGYPVLGLLVLLGLLTNVIADSPKFDVSSINRTSFPSDFIFGTASSAYQYEGAAHEDGREPSIWDTLTHEHPERITDGSTGDVANDQYHRYKGDVRIMKKMGLDGYRFSISWSRVLSKGKLSGGVNREGIKYYNKLINKLLDRGIHPFITLFHWDLPQALEDEYGGFLSPHIVDDFQDYAELCFKEFGDRVKHWITLNEPWSYVNGGYVTGQSPPNRCSSCTVGDSGTEPYLVSHYQLLAHASAVKVYRQKYQEVQKGIIGISLNAPWFVPFSNSRADHDATQRAIDFGYGWFVDPLTNGDYPHSMQSLVGNRLPKFTEEQSKLVKGSFDFLGLNYYTTNYAADAPKAENASYATDMRTNVTAERNGILIGPQAASSWLHVYPRGIRDFLLYTKTKYHNPLIFITENGIDEFNNATLSLKEALVDNFRIDYYYHHLQYLHRAIKDGVNVKGYFAWSLLDNFEWNSGYTVRFGINFVDYKNGLKRYPKLSARWFKRFLKP, translated from the exons ATGGCTTTTCAAGGCTATCCAGTCTTGGGCCTTCTAGTTCTTCTTGGCTTATTGACTAATGTCATAGCTGATTCACCAAAATTTGACGTTTCTTCAATCAACCGGACCAGTTTTCccagtgattttatttttgggacaGCATCATCGGCTTATCAG TATGAAGGTGCAGCACATGAAGATGGTAGAGAACCAAGCATATGGGACACTCTCACTCATGAACATCCAG AAAGGATAACGGATGGAAGCACTGGAGATGTAGCTAACGATCAATATCATCGTTACAAG GGAGATGTTCGGATTATGAAAAAGATGGGCTTAGATGGATACAGATTCTCAATCTCATGGTCTCGAGTATTGTCAA AAGGAAAACTATCTGGGGGTGTCAATAGGGAAGGAATCAAATACTACAACAAACTAATCAATAAGCTCCTAGACAGAG GTATACATCCCTTTATTACCCTCTTCCATTGGGATCTTCCCCAGGCATTGGAAGATGAGTATGGTGGTTTTTTGAGTCCTCATATTGT GGATGACTTTCAAGATTATGCTGAGCTTTGCTTTAAAGAATTTGGTGATCGTGTCAAGCATTGGATCACACTAAATGAACCATGGAGTTACGTCAATGGTGGTTATGTTACGGGGCAATCACCACCAAATCGATGTTCTAGTTGCACGGTTGGAGATTCTGGAACAGAGCCATATTTGGTGTCACATTATCAGCTTCTTGCTCATGCATCCGCTGTCAAAGTGTATAGGCAAAAGTATCAG GAAGTACAGAAAGGCATTATCGGTATATCCCTAAATGCACCCTGGTTTGTGCCATTCTCTAACTCGAGGGCCGACCATGATGCTACACAAAGAGCCATTGATTTCGGTTATGGATG GTTTGTGGATCCCCTAACCAATGGTGACTATCCACATAGCATGCAATCTCTAGTTGGCAACCGATTACCCAAATTCACAGAAGAGCAATCCAAGCTTGTAAAAGGAtcatttgattttcttgggttAAACTACTATACTACTAATTATGCAGCTGATGCACCCAAAGCTGAAAATGCAAGCTACGCTACAGATATGCGAACTAATGTTACTG CTGAGCGTAATGGGATTCTCATCGGTCCACAG GCGGCTTCATCATGGCTCCATGTCTATCCAAGAGGAATTCGAGACTTTCTATTATACACAAAGACAAAGTACCATAACCCACTAATTTTTATTACTGAGAATG GCATTGATGAGTTCAATAATGCTACATTGTCACTCAAGGAAGCCCTTGTGGACAACTTTagaattgattattattatcatcatcttcAGTATCTTCATAGGGCTATCAA GGATGGTGTTAACGTGAAGGGATATTTTGCATGGTCACTATTGGACAACTTTGAATGGAATTCAGGTTACACCGTTCGATTTGGCATCAACTTTGTAGATTACAAAAATGGATTGAAAAGATATCCCAAGCTTTCAGCCCGTTGGTTTAAGAGATTCCTCAAGCCATAA